The genomic window ATCAGGAGCAGGATTTTGTTCTCTAGTTAGAGAAAATGAGGCCATGTGCCTAAGCACTATACATTGTTTTGTTTGAAACTCATAGCCACGTAAGCGACAATATATATCGTGTCATGTACTTGacagttttataaccttttagtTAAAAAGTTTTTCATACAATATATTTATCATCTATGTTCAGCTTCTATGGGTCATGTTATGATTTCTATTCTACAAGAAGCTATAGGTAGCTGCCCTTATTCTGTATTTGAAATCACCCTGGGTTTCCTTCTCAAAGATACTGCTTATGACGTTGTTGCGTACTAATACATGTTCTTTTTGTTCCTTAATCATTTTTACGTGTTTTCAATGATTGTTTGGTTAGAGCCAGTTATGCTGACATTTGAATTTTTGTCACAGTGAATAATCAGTGTTATGCCGAGAAACAAGCTATCGACAAAGTGAGTTTTGACCTTCTGGACTTCCAAGTGAATCAAGTTTGGGAAGTTAGTGCACACCAGAAACACCAGCAGTTGCATAAGAAAATTTAAAGTCGTTACAAATGGTAAAACTTGAAATGGACTTAACATCATCTATGCTACAAGTTTGTGATACCATGAAAGGCAAGGAGGAAAGGAGAGGCCCAATTGGGAATAAGGGGCAGGTTGATGGATtgttattttttgaaatttttgtagCATGTTCATTCTATAGTGTAGCTTATTTTTATTTGGATATGGAAAATTATTCTTTTGGCTACATGTAGAACTTTTGTTTGGATATGCAAAGCCAATGAGGGCATTCATCAAAATACTTGTTATATTTTTTATGAGACAATACTTTCAATATCCAAGTTTCATAAAAAGCATTGTATTTTTTAGAACTAAAACAATATTTCTAATAACAAAAATCAGTgtctaaaaaaaattaaaaacattGTATGCAAGGTACTCGAACCACACGTTGGGAAAGGATAACCGTTGTATGTAGTAGTTCAAGCCATACATTTAGaaaaaaaaaactgttgtctgTAGACCATGGTTACAAGAGTTTTCTTAGCTCATTTTTGTTGTGTGTTTGGGTACACAACAACGTTTATATGACACAAAATGTTGTATTTCTTATTTTAATGTCATACTATTAGTGATAATATACACTAGTGTTTCCTGACTTTGGGAAAACACTTGAGTAATGTTACTTGTTGCAAGGAAAACTATGCAAAAATGTTATCTTTTCTGGATATAATACAACGGACTTAATGACATGGTCGTTGTCTATGTAGACTCACACAACAGTTTTTTCCCGTTGTCTGATCCATGTAAGAGACGGCGGCTCAATAGTCAACGGTTTTTCAGGGTATCAGATAACGGGCAAAAACCGTTGTGTGAGCCGGTTTTCCTTGTAGTGTTTGTTAAGTACCCTTTCTGCAATAtcaatatataaataaatttacatatgTTAAGTATATACCTCATCAAGGTTTGTGTGCACCTTGTTAGCATTTGGCATGTCTTTATTTCCCAGAAAGGCATCTCCAAAATGAAAATTGTTTCCGACATAGCAGTCTTGATTTTGGTTCTACATGTGATAACACGTAGAGGAAAAAGTTGAAGATAATCAATTAAGCAGTTATATATCGATATCTAAATAATTTTACATATATTAAGTATGTACATCATCAAGGTTTATGTGTCCCTTGTCAGCATTTGGCATGTCTTTGTTTACCAAAAAAGCATCTCCAAAATTAACATTGTTTCCCAAGTAGTGGTCTTGATTGTTGTTCTACAAGCGATGACACGTAAAGgagaaatatatatataatcacGCAGCAATATATCGATATCTAAATAATTTACCATACATTAAGTATATACCTCAATAAGGTTTGTGGGCACCTTTTCAGCATATGCCATGTCTTTGTTTCCGACATAGCAGTCTTGATTTATGACCTACATGTTAAAACACTTGTTTGAATAGTTGTAAAAACTATGTTGTATATCAGAGAGAGTAGAACGTAAATTTATGTTAATTTACTAAACCTTACCAGGTGATTGGCAGGTACTTCCATCAAGGAAAAGGTTACTTTGATCAGCAGGTTCATATTGCTGCTCAGGGAGAACATTATCGAATGTAGAAGATGTCAAATTTCTCTGTGAAATAAATGTATTGCAAACTTCTTGTCCCCTGCCAGTATAGCAGTTTGATGGCTGCATTTGTTTAGAAAAGCCATTTTGATTCATGTGAATCGGAGCCAAGGTTTAGACATaattaaatccactgcaaatcTTGTCACTGCTGGAAAATTCTGGTGTTTGTGGTTGGTACATCAGACTTGGATATGTACCATTTGTTAGGCCACTTGGGCGAAAACCTGTAGAATGACAAATCAAACAGTTTCCACCCAAGCTTATTCATGGTAACAAATGCCTGACAGAATGGTGTCTAATATTTAATTACCTGGATTGGTTGGTAGCTTAGTTTGTCCGTAACCAGGTAGTGCCTTATGGCTGAGAAACGATGAGGACCACCTTTTCCCATTTTGGAGTGTTTTAAACAAGTCTAGATTTTGTTCTGCTTCAGACTGTTTCTCTTGGTCGATTCGGTACTTCTGCGAATATTAGAATAAAGAAGACATTAGAACAGCAGAATTAGAAATTCTCGTCACAcagaagaaaagaagaaaagaGGGAGGAGGAACTAACTTGCAAGTGACTGGCTACTTGTTCCCTCCTCAGTCCAGGCACATTCATTACGGTAACAATGTTCCTCGGAATAGATCCTACAACAAAAATTCATCGCGGACAATTCAAGTATGTGAGACATAATCAACATCATTAAACTGTAGTGAAAGACTTGTTAAAATGTAACATCTTACCTTCAGGCCCTAGATGCTGCACAGCTCTTACAAACTTGTCATGGAGAAAAGGTGTCCAATTAAGCTTGTTCTTTTTTGTTAGAAGAGCTTTGTCTTTCAGAACTCTGTTTTTTCCATGATTATGATCTTCATTATCAGTTATCTGAAGCTTTCgcttcgatttcttttcatataaCTTATTACCAGTGTCATCTTCATTGTCCTTAGCAGAACTATGATCAGATATTAAGTTTTTCCCTTTAGCTAGATTCTTTTTCCATTGGTTCACAAAATCCCATATTGATTTCAAGTCTTCTGTAGTAATGGGCTTAACTACGAAAAGGGAAGCTCCACTCTGACTTCCCTCGCATAGATAACTAGCTTCTCTGTCACCTGACATCACTAACAATAAAATTTCAAGAGTTTGATTAGTCTGTTGGTGAAGATCATTGAGGGAAC from Apium graveolens cultivar Ventura unplaced genomic scaffold, ASM990537v1 ctg5281, whole genome shotgun sequence includes these protein-coding regions:
- the LOC141702557 gene encoding two-component response regulator ARR12-like; the protein is MSGDREASYLCEGSQSGASLFVVKPITTEDLKSIWDFVNQWKKNLAKGKNLISDHSSAKDNEDDTGNKLYEKKSKRKLQITDNEDHNHGKNRVLKDKALLTKKNKLNWTPFLHDKFVRAVQHLGPEGSIPRNIVTVMNVPGLRREQVASHLQVSSSSLFSSFLLCDENF